Proteins encoded together in one Miscanthus floridulus cultivar M001 chromosome 16, ASM1932011v1, whole genome shotgun sequence window:
- the LOC136512108 gene encoding endo-1,3;1,4-beta-D-glucanase isoform X1: MASSQCCDNPPALNPASGEGKVVDSFGGLKAYVAGPEDSKAAVVLVADVFGFEAPILRRKIADKVASSGYFVVVPDLFHGDPYVPENGKPFPEWLKSHTPEKGFEEAKPVIAALKEKGVSAVGAAGYCWGAKVVVELAKAHEIQAAVLLHPSLVTVDDIKEVKCPISILGAEIDKMSPPELVKQFEQVLSVNSGVGHFVKIFPGVAHGWSVRYSHDDAAAVKSAEEAFADMLDWFNKNLK; encoded by the exons ATGGCGAGCTCTCAGTGCTGCGATAACCCGCCAGCCCTGAACCCGGCCAGCGGGGAGGGCAAGGTCGTCGACAGCTTCGGCGGGCTCAAGGCCTACGTCGCCGGCCCCGAGGACTCCAAGGCCGCCGTCGTCCTCGTCGCCGATGTTTTCG GATTCGAAGCGCCGATTCTGAG AAGGAAGATAGCCGACAAGGTTGCTTCGTCAGGGTACTTTGTTGTGGTACCGGATCTCTTTCATGGGGATCCTTATGTACCTGAGAATGGGAAGCCCTTCCCTGAGTGGCTAAAGTCACATACTCCG GAAAAAGGGTTTGAAGAGGCAAAACCAGTTATTGCGGCTCTAAAGGAGAAGGGAGTGTCTGCTGTTGGAGCTGCAGGGTATTGCTGGGGTG CAAAGGTTGTTGTGGAGTTGGCAAAAGCTCATGAGATCCAAGCTGCTGTACTGTTGCACCCTTCTTTAGTTACCGTTGACGATATCAAAG AGGTCAAATGCCCAATTTCTATACTCGGAGCTGAGATTGACAAAATGTCCCCACCAGAGTTAGTCAAGCAATTCGAGCAGGTCCTTTCTGTGAACTCTGGG GTTGGTCACTTCGTCAAGATCTTCCCTGGTGTGGCGCATGGATGGAGCGTGAGATACAGCCACGATGATGCAGCTGCCGTGAAGAGTGCTGAGGAAGCCTTTGCGGACATGCTTGACTGGTTCAACAAGAACTTGAAATGA
- the LOC136512108 gene encoding endo-1,3;1,4-beta-D-glucanase isoform X2 has protein sequence MASSQCCDNPPALNPASGEGKVVDSFGGLKAYVAGPEDSKAAVVLVADVFGFEAPILRKIADKVASSGYFVVVPDLFHGDPYVPENGKPFPEWLKSHTPEKGFEEAKPVIAALKEKGVSAVGAAGYCWGAKVVVELAKAHEIQAAVLLHPSLVTVDDIKEVKCPISILGAEIDKMSPPELVKQFEQVLSVNSGVGHFVKIFPGVAHGWSVRYSHDDAAAVKSAEEAFADMLDWFNKNLK, from the exons ATGGCGAGCTCTCAGTGCTGCGATAACCCGCCAGCCCTGAACCCGGCCAGCGGGGAGGGCAAGGTCGTCGACAGCTTCGGCGGGCTCAAGGCCTACGTCGCCGGCCCCGAGGACTCCAAGGCCGCCGTCGTCCTCGTCGCCGATGTTTTCG GATTCGAAGCGCCGATTCTGAG GAAGATAGCCGACAAGGTTGCTTCGTCAGGGTACTTTGTTGTGGTACCGGATCTCTTTCATGGGGATCCTTATGTACCTGAGAATGGGAAGCCCTTCCCTGAGTGGCTAAAGTCACATACTCCG GAAAAAGGGTTTGAAGAGGCAAAACCAGTTATTGCGGCTCTAAAGGAGAAGGGAGTGTCTGCTGTTGGAGCTGCAGGGTATTGCTGGGGTG CAAAGGTTGTTGTGGAGTTGGCAAAAGCTCATGAGATCCAAGCTGCTGTACTGTTGCACCCTTCTTTAGTTACCGTTGACGATATCAAAG AGGTCAAATGCCCAATTTCTATACTCGGAGCTGAGATTGACAAAATGTCCCCACCAGAGTTAGTCAAGCAATTCGAGCAGGTCCTTTCTGTGAACTCTGGG GTTGGTCACTTCGTCAAGATCTTCCCTGGTGTGGCGCATGGATGGAGCGTGAGATACAGCCACGATGATGCAGCTGCCGTGAAGAGTGCTGAGGAAGCCTTTGCGGACATGCTTGACTGGTTCAACAAGAACTTGAAATGA